A DNA window from Guyparkeria halophila contains the following coding sequences:
- a CDS encoding adenosylcobalamin-dependent ribonucleoside-diphosphate reductase, with amino-acid sequence MGQEALDTAIAREIWASRYRYADEPGIEATWRRVARALATVEAEPAVWERRFADLLADFRFLPGGRILAGAGTNRQVTLFNCFVMGTIQDSMDGIFEALKEGAITMQQGGGVGYDFSTLRPAGTAARHAGTIASGPVSFMRIWDSMCATILSTGARRGAMMATLRVDHPDIEAFVDAKHRSGELTHFNCSVLVSDAFMAAVHADADWPLVFPAAALDGASGEGRGDAVRRDWPGFDQPVACRVIRRVRARELWEHIMRATYDHAEPGVLFIDRINQWNNLGGLERISATNPCGEIPLPPYGACDLGSINLTRFVRDPFTSRATLDHDGLEETARLAVRFLDNVIDASSFPLPSQAEQARGSRRIGLGVTGLADTLIMLGWHYDSPEAREQAGAIMQAITHAAYRASIELAREKRPFALFEVARFLDRPFVRGLPGDIRAGIARDGIRNSHLTAIAPTGTISLLAGNVSSGVEPIFRRELCRSVLTGDGSRESYRLEDRAWQQWRAGHPHGPAPDTFVEAEALLPEAHLAMQAALQPYVDSAISKTINVPESMPFTDFEAIYQRAFNLGLKGCTTYRPNPITGAILQDVDTATPCCGIERESD; translated from the coding sequence ATGGGACAGGAGGCACTCGATACGGCCATCGCCCGAGAGATCTGGGCCAGCCGCTACCGGTATGCCGACGAGCCCGGTATCGAGGCCACGTGGCGACGCGTGGCACGCGCCCTGGCGACGGTCGAAGCCGAGCCGGCGGTTTGGGAACGGCGATTTGCCGACCTGCTGGCTGACTTTCGGTTCCTGCCGGGGGGGCGCATCCTCGCCGGGGCGGGCACCAACCGCCAGGTGACACTGTTCAACTGCTTTGTCATGGGCACGATCCAGGATTCGATGGACGGGATCTTCGAGGCGCTCAAGGAAGGCGCGATCACCATGCAGCAGGGCGGGGGTGTCGGCTACGACTTCTCCACGTTGCGGCCGGCCGGCACGGCGGCGCGGCACGCCGGCACGATCGCCTCGGGACCGGTTTCCTTCATGCGCATCTGGGACAGCATGTGCGCCACCATTCTCTCCACCGGCGCCCGGCGCGGGGCGATGATGGCCACCCTGCGGGTCGATCACCCGGATATCGAGGCGTTTGTCGATGCCAAGCATCGCTCCGGGGAGCTCACGCATTTCAACTGCTCGGTGCTGGTCAGCGATGCCTTCATGGCCGCGGTACACGCCGATGCCGACTGGCCGCTGGTCTTTCCGGCTGCCGCGCTGGACGGCGCGAGCGGCGAGGGCAGGGGGGATGCGGTTCGGCGCGACTGGCCCGGATTCGACCAGCCGGTTGCCTGTCGGGTGATCCGCCGGGTGCGCGCCCGCGAGCTCTGGGAGCACATAATGCGGGCGACCTACGATCACGCCGAGCCGGGTGTGTTGTTCATCGACCGGATCAATCAGTGGAACAACCTGGGCGGTCTTGAGCGGATTTCGGCCACCAACCCCTGCGGCGAAATCCCGCTACCGCCCTATGGGGCCTGTGATCTCGGCTCGATCAACCTGACGCGTTTCGTACGCGACCCGTTCACGTCACGGGCGACGCTGGATCACGACGGGCTGGAGGAGACCGCCCGACTGGCGGTGCGCTTTCTCGACAACGTGATCGATGCCTCGTCGTTCCCCTTGCCGTCGCAGGCCGAGCAGGCGCGCGGCAGCCGGCGGATCGGCCTGGGCGTCACCGGGCTGGCCGATACGCTGATCATGCTGGGGTGGCATTACGACAGTCCCGAGGCGCGCGAACAGGCCGGCGCGATCATGCAGGCGATCACGCACGCTGCCTATCGCGCCTCGATCGAACTGGCACGGGAGAAGCGGCCGTTTGCGTTGTTCGAGGTGGCCCGCTTTCTCGACCGGCCGTTTGTTCGGGGACTGCCGGGCGACATCCGAGCGGGCATTGCCCGCGATGGCATCCGCAACAGCCATCTGACCGCGATCGCGCCCACCGGCACCATCAGTCTGCTGGCGGGGAACGTGTCCTCCGGCGTCGAGCCGATCTTTCGCCGCGAGCTGTGCCGCTCGGTGCTGACCGGCGACGGCTCGCGCGAGTCGTATCGTCTCGAGGACCGCGCCTGGCAGCAGTGGCGCGCCGGGCATCCGCACGGCCCGGCACCGGATACGTTCGTCGAGGCCGAGGCCCTGCTGCCCGAGGCGCATCTGGCGATGCAGGCCGCGTTGCAGCCGTATGTCGACAGCGCGATCTCCAAGACCATCAACGTGCCCGAATCGATGCCGTTCACCGACTTCGAGGCCATTTACCAGCGCGCCTTCAACCTGGGACTGAAGGGCTGCACCACCTATCGGCCCAACCCGATCACTGGCGCGATCCTGCAAGACGTGGACACGGCCACGCCCTGCTGCGGGATCGAGCGCGAGTCGGACTGA
- a CDS encoding dienelactone hydrolase family protein: MNADRQQNVEMRLGGAIHEGMLAVPPQPQGLVLFAHGSGSSRHSSRNQFVARQLHEVGLATLLFDLLSESEDAVYENRFDIDRLAERLTQASAWVAEQPELAVLPQGYFGASTGAAAALKAAAQLPDSIRAVVSRGGRPDLAGEALPRVVAPTLLIVGGADTQVIELNQQARERMQATTELAIVPRATHLFEEPGTLFQAARLAAEWFTRWLVPG, from the coding sequence ATGAACGCCGATAGACAACAGAACGTCGAGATGCGGCTGGGCGGGGCAATTCACGAGGGCATGCTGGCGGTGCCGCCCCAGCCGCAAGGGCTGGTGCTGTTCGCGCATGGCAGCGGCAGCAGCCGCCACAGCTCGCGCAACCAGTTCGTCGCACGCCAGCTGCACGAGGTGGGGTTGGCCACGCTCCTGTTCGACCTGTTGAGCGAGTCGGAGGACGCGGTTTACGAGAATCGCTTCGACATCGACCGGCTTGCCGAACGCCTGACGCAGGCCTCCGCCTGGGTGGCCGAACAGCCCGAGCTGGCCGTGTTGCCGCAGGGGTATTTTGGCGCCAGTACCGGGGCGGCCGCCGCCCTCAAGGCCGCCGCGCAGTTGCCCGATTCGATTCGGGCGGTGGTCTCGCGCGGCGGTCGACCGGATCTGGCGGGCGAGGCATTGCCTCGCGTGGTCGCCCCGACCCTGCTGATCGTCGGCGGGGCGGATACCCAGGTGATCGAACTCAACCAGCAGGCCCGCGAACGCATGCAGGCAACCACCGAACTGGCCATCGTGCCGCGGGCCACGCACCTGTTCGAGGAACCGGGCACCCTGTTTCAGGCCGCGCGGCTGGCGGCCGAGTGGTTCACGCGCTGGCTGGTGCCTGGCTAA
- a CDS encoding phosphoribosyltransferase has translation MRFADRREAGCQLAEALERFRGQPGVVYALPRGGVSLGLEVARHLNMPLDVLIPRKIGHPMQPEYAICAVPEQGERVCNAREEAAVDPNWLADAETRERVEASRRRALYGRADAPTVEGKLAIIVDDGIATGLTMRAAIRDADARDPARVVVAIPVVPASTAAQLETEADELVALEITDQYLGAVGAYYDSFPQVSDHEVIAMLEQATDREARHERR, from the coding sequence ATGCGATTTGCCGATCGACGCGAGGCCGGGTGCCAGTTGGCCGAGGCCCTGGAACGCTTCCGGGGGCAGCCCGGCGTGGTCTATGCGCTCCCCCGGGGCGGGGTCTCCCTCGGCCTGGAAGTGGCGCGCCACCTGAATATGCCGTTGGACGTGTTGATTCCGCGCAAGATCGGTCACCCGATGCAGCCGGAATACGCCATCTGCGCGGTGCCCGAGCAGGGCGAGCGGGTCTGCAATGCGCGTGAGGAGGCGGCCGTCGATCCGAACTGGCTCGCGGATGCCGAAACGCGCGAGCGGGTCGAGGCCTCCCGGCGACGGGCGCTCTACGGGCGTGCGGATGCCCCGACGGTTGAGGGCAAGCTCGCGATCATCGTGGATGACGGTATTGCCACCGGGCTGACGATGCGTGCGGCCATTCGCGATGCCGACGCCCGTGATCCGGCCCGGGTGGTGGTCGCCATCCCGGTTGTGCCGGCCTCGACTGCCGCTCAACTGGAAACGGAGGCCGACGAGCTGGTGGCGCTGGAGATCACCGACCAGTACCTGGGGGCGGTCGGCGCCTACTACGACAGCTTTCCGCAGGTGAGCGACCACGAGGTCATCGCCATGCTCGAGCAGGCTACCGACCGGGAGGCGCGCCATGAACGCCGATAG
- a CDS encoding Spy/CpxP family protein refolding chaperone, with the protein MIRKRLLRELTACGLAATMLTAAPAVLADDDKPRRGMYGPGMMDGSGPYGPGYGQGYGQGYGPGYGMQGGAPCTPGAGYGQGMMGPGMMGPGMMGPGYGGGYGGGYGHGMMQPGYGPGMMGPGYGAGYGPGMMGPGYGQGMMGSGGYGPMMNGSGPGWGGQPLSEKQRERMRELQQEEQKAHWERMQKMQDRQRELQRLQLAEEPDYDAIKEKSREIGELQQQMAEERIEMHKRMREALDQN; encoded by the coding sequence ATGATCAGGAAGCGACTGTTACGAGAACTGACCGCCTGCGGGCTTGCGGCAACCATGCTGACCGCCGCCCCGGCGGTACTGGCCGATGACGACAAGCCGCGGCGCGGCATGTACGGACCGGGCATGATGGACGGCTCCGGCCCCTATGGACCCGGCTATGGCCAAGGCTATGGACAGGGCTATGGCCCCGGTTACGGCATGCAGGGTGGCGCCCCGTGCACGCCCGGCGCCGGCTACGGTCAAGGCATGATGGGCCCCGGCATGATGGGGCCGGGCATGATGGGCCCCGGCTATGGCGGTGGTTACGGCGGTGGCTACGGCCACGGCATGATGCAGCCGGGCTACGGCCCGGGCATGATGGGCCCCGGTTACGGTGCGGGTTACGGTCCCGGCATGATGGGCCCGGGTTACGGCCAAGGCATGATGGGCTCTGGTGGTTACGGCCCGATGATGAACGGCTCTGGACCGGGATGGGGTGGCCAACCGCTTTCCGAGAAACAGCGCGAGCGGATGCGCGAGCTTCAGCAGGAAGAACAGAAGGCGCACTGGGAGCGCATGCAGAAAATGCAGGATCGCCAGCGCGAACTCCAGCGCCTGCAGCTCGCCGAGGAACCCGATTACGACGCCATCAAGGAGAAATCACGGGAGATCGGCGAGCTCCAGCAACAAATGGCCGAGGAACGCATCGAGATGCACAAGCGCATGCGCGAGGCCCTGGATCAGAACTGA
- a CDS encoding SHOCT domain-containing protein, whose amino-acid sequence MFKWLRSSGHQRPFEPRDGRRTALDILKERCALGEIDHEEFEERRRRVND is encoded by the coding sequence TTGTTCAAATGGCTGCGTTCCTCGGGCCATCAGCGGCCATTCGAGCCGCGTGACGGTCGGCGCACGGCACTGGACATACTCAAGGAACGCTGTGCGCTCGGCGAGATCGACCACGAGGAGTTCGAGGAGCGCCGACGACGGGTGAACGATTGA
- a CDS encoding DUF3096 domain-containing protein — MTLHIELVPLISLGAGIAILIVPKLLNYIVAIYLITLGVLGLLGYGF; from the coding sequence ATGACCCTCCATATCGAACTCGTTCCGCTGATCTCCCTGGGCGCGGGCATCGCGATCCTGATCGTTCCCAAGCTGCTCAACTACATCGTGGCGATCTACCTGATCACCCTCGGGGTGCTGGGTTTGCTGGGTTACGGTTTCTGA
- a CDS encoding arylesterase has product MTGWGRSGRWLLAIVVLALAGCGEPALEPLPRDATILAFGDSLTEGVGAPDGAAYPAQLARLTGRTVVNAGVAGETTADGLARLPETIETQAPALMILLMGGNDVLRNQDLAEAKRNLARMIEEAQAHDVAVVLVGVPEKSLFSQSAPLYEELAEEHGVVLLDDLVAGLLRRPGYKADAVHLNADGYRAMAERIAEVLRDEGAL; this is encoded by the coding sequence ATGACAGGGTGGGGACGATCAGGCCGCTGGCTGTTGGCCATTGTCGTGCTGGCATTGGCGGGCTGCGGCGAGCCGGCACTCGAGCCGCTGCCACGTGATGCGACCATTCTGGCGTTTGGCGATAGCCTGACCGAGGGCGTGGGTGCGCCGGACGGGGCGGCCTATCCCGCGCAGCTTGCCCGGCTGACGGGACGTACCGTGGTGAATGCCGGCGTGGCCGGCGAGACTACCGCCGACGGGCTGGCCCGCCTGCCGGAGACCATCGAGACACAGGCGCCGGCCCTGATGATCCTCCTGATGGGCGGCAACGACGTGCTGCGCAACCAGGATCTGGCCGAGGCCAAGCGCAACCTGGCCCGGATGATCGAAGAGGCTCAGGCACATGACGTGGCCGTGGTGCTCGTCGGGGTGCCGGAGAAGTCCTTGTTCTCGCAGTCCGCGCCCCTCTACGAGGAACTGGCCGAGGAGCACGGCGTGGTCCTGTTGGATGACCTGGTCGCCGGCCTGTTACGTCGCCCGGGGTACAAGGCCGACGCCGTCCATCTGAACGCCGACGGTTATCGTGCCATGGCCGAGCGCATCGCCGAGGTATTGCGCGACGAGGGGGCCCTGTGA
- a CDS encoding GGDEF domain-containing protein, giving the protein MTGNPDDALPFTGFDSACRNVLAELRERTGLGLWMMTRTEGEDWIILQAEGDRYSVGDGDVLRWADSFCALMVAGEGPQTAPDANEVASYREAPIGRQVPIGAYIGVPVRRADGELFGTLCAIDPDPQPEALNVQLPLIRLFARLLGSLLEAELQRVELARTLQAVREEASLDPLTGLLNRRGWHERLEIEERRARRYGSPATVVIIDLDRLKEINDTHGHDAGDELLRLAGESLRTAMRDTDAVARIGGDEFAVLCMESGADAGRRIEAKIRRALAEVGVEASVGWSARDPRQGIESAVIEADRAMLEEKRAARKEATSH; this is encoded by the coding sequence ATGACCGGAAACCCCGACGACGCATTGCCATTCACGGGATTTGATTCCGCCTGTCGGAACGTCTTGGCGGAATTGCGCGAACGCACCGGGTTGGGGTTATGGATGATGACCCGCACCGAGGGCGAGGACTGGATCATCCTGCAGGCGGAGGGAGATCGCTACTCGGTGGGCGATGGCGATGTGCTGCGCTGGGCCGACTCGTTCTGTGCGCTGATGGTGGCGGGCGAGGGGCCGCAGACCGCGCCCGATGCCAACGAGGTCGCGAGCTACCGGGAGGCCCCCATCGGACGTCAGGTGCCGATCGGGGCCTACATCGGCGTGCCGGTTCGGCGCGCCGATGGCGAGCTGTTCGGCACCCTGTGCGCAATCGATCCCGATCCGCAGCCTGAGGCACTCAACGTGCAGCTGCCCCTGATCCGGCTGTTCGCCCGCCTGCTGGGCAGCCTCCTCGAGGCCGAACTCCAGCGCGTGGAACTGGCGCGCACACTGCAGGCGGTCAGAGAAGAGGCCAGCCTCGATCCGCTGACCGGGTTGCTCAACCGCCGTGGTTGGCACGAACGGCTCGAGATCGAGGAACGCCGGGCCCGCCGCTACGGTAGTCCGGCGACGGTGGTCATCATCGACCTGGACCGCCTCAAGGAAATCAACGACACCCACGGGCACGACGCCGGCGACGAATTGCTGAGACTTGCCGGCGAGTCGCTGCGCACTGCAATGCGCGACACCGATGCCGTGGCACGCATTGGCGGCGACGAGTTCGCCGTGCTCTGCATGGAGAGCGGGGCCGACGCGGGCCGGCGCATCGAGGCCAAGATCCGCCGGGCACTGGCGGAGGTTGGTGTCGAAGCCTCGGTGGGCTGGTCGGCACGCGACCCGCGTCAGGGTATCGAGTCGGCGGTGATCGAGGCGGATCGCGCCATGCTCGAGGAGAAACGCGCCGCGCGAAAGGAGGCGACAAGTCATTGA
- a CDS encoding BMC domain-containing protein, whose translation MIELRTYVFIDSLQPQLAEYLATASQGFLPVPGDACLWVEVSPGMAVHRLTDIALKASSVRLAQQVVERAFGSMVIHHRVQSDVVQAGNMVLEYLGREQTERQPCEIAWQEIIRGMTPDHTVLINRQNRRGNMILPDQSMFILEVEPAGYVVYAANQAEKAANISLIDVRAVGKYGRLTIAGTEGNVDEAARAAIAAVKNPAMT comes from the coding sequence ATGATCGAACTTCGGACGTACGTCTTTATCGACTCGCTCCAGCCCCAGTTGGCTGAGTACTTGGCGACGGCGTCCCAGGGCTTTTTGCCGGTCCCGGGCGATGCCTGCCTGTGGGTGGAAGTCTCGCCGGGCATGGCCGTCCACCGGCTGACCGACATCGCGCTCAAGGCCTCCAGCGTCCGTCTGGCGCAGCAGGTGGTCGAGCGGGCCTTCGGCTCGATGGTCATCCACCACCGCGTGCAGAGCGACGTGGTCCAGGCCGGCAACATGGTACTCGAGTACCTCGGCCGCGAGCAGACCGAGCGCCAGCCCTGCGAAATCGCCTGGCAGGAAATCATCCGCGGCATGACGCCGGACCACACGGTACTGATCAACCGCCAGAACCGCCGCGGCAACATGATCCTGCCGGATCAGAGCATGTTCATTCTCGAGGTCGAGCCGGCCGGTTACGTCGTCTACGCTGCCAACCAGGCGGAGAAGGCGGCCAACATCTCGCTGATCGACGTGCGCGCGGTGGGCAAGTACGGCCGCCTGACCATCGCCGGCACCGAAGGCAACGTCGACGAAGCCGCCCGCGCGGCCATCGCCGCGGTCAAGAACCCCGCCATGACCTAG
- a CDS encoding NUDIX hydrolase: MHRCDLLDQLARYDTRYLDEAAFVQRARQFVATHPDTFYREHLPAHVSASTWVVNPSRTAVLLMHHRKLDCWLQPGGHADGDTDMRSVALKECIEETGVSPEHVRLVGDEIFDVDIHATQEPHPDAQLHHHIDVRYLVEVDDNVPVPGNDESFELRWVPVSMVTRLNNSRSTLRMVDKTRKMR; encoded by the coding sequence ATGCATCGCTGCGACCTGCTTGACCAACTCGCCCGCTACGACACGCGCTACCTCGACGAGGCCGCCTTCGTTCAGCGTGCGCGACAGTTCGTCGCCACGCACCCCGACACCTTCTACCGCGAGCACCTGCCCGCCCACGTCTCGGCCTCCACCTGGGTGGTCAACCCCTCGCGCACCGCGGTGCTCTTGATGCACCACCGGAAGCTCGACTGCTGGCTGCAGCCCGGCGGGCATGCCGACGGCGACACCGACATGCGCAGCGTGGCCCTGAAGGAATGCATCGAGGAGACGGGCGTCTCGCCCGAGCATGTCCGACTGGTCGGCGACGAGATCTTCGACGTCGATATCCACGCCACACAGGAACCGCACCCGGATGCCCAGCTCCATCACCACATCGACGTGCGTTACCTGGTGGAAGTCGACGACAACGTGCCCGTGCCGGGCAACGACGAATCCTTCGAGCTGCGTTGGGTGCCGGTCTCCATGGTCACGCGACTGAACAACAGCCGTTCGACCCTGCGCATGGTGGACAAGACGCGCAAGATGCGTTGA
- a CDS encoding gamma-glutamylcyclotransferase family protein, with translation MFWYFGFGSNLDMTSLRAKGVQPVRSQPAALPGWRLRFNVRHFFRHEGGVGNIEPSDAPGDQVLGVLHECPDDSLPTLDQAEARGVGYDRIVVDVETAAGTVPAFAYVGRPDFIDESCLPSRRYLNILLRGARLAELDPAYIKRLAHQPTLAVVAAPPFEHPPGPHPIFNADSLRAHPDYTALYGAVFDMSDARPSHDFLKGLFGGRDMTLFHLQRMDSSDGNETLDDIRADRLDEAQRRYLNGYLQEYKREYRYIGRFAYY, from the coding sequence GTGTTCTGGTATTTCGGCTTCGGATCCAATCTGGACATGACGTCGCTGCGTGCCAAGGGTGTGCAGCCGGTCCGTTCGCAGCCGGCGGCACTGCCGGGCTGGCGGCTGCGATTCAACGTCCGGCATTTCTTTCGTCACGAAGGCGGCGTGGGCAATATCGAGCCCTCCGACGCCCCGGGCGACCAGGTATTGGGCGTGCTGCACGAGTGCCCGGACGACAGCCTGCCGACACTCGACCAGGCCGAGGCGCGAGGTGTCGGCTACGACCGGATCGTGGTCGACGTGGAAACCGCCGCGGGCACCGTGCCCGCCTTCGCCTACGTGGGACGTCCCGATTTCATCGATGAGAGTTGTCTGCCGAGCCGCCGCTACCTCAACATCCTGTTGCGCGGTGCGCGGCTGGCGGAACTCGACCCGGCCTACATCAAGCGACTGGCGCACCAGCCCACCCTGGCCGTCGTCGCTGCCCCACCATTCGAGCATCCCCCGGGTCCCCACCCGATCTTCAACGCCGACTCACTGCGCGCCCACCCCGACTACACCGCCCTCTACGGCGCCGTCTTCGACATGAGCGACGCGCGACCCAGCCACGACTTCCTCAAGGGCCTGTTCGGCGGACGCGACATGACCCTGTTCCACCTGCAGCGCATGGACTCGAGCGATGGCAACGAGACGCTCGATGACATCCGCGCCGACCGTCTCGACGAGGCGCAGCGACGCTACCTGAACGGCTATCTGCAGGAATACAAACGGGAATACCGATATATCGGCCGCTTCGCGTACTATTGA
- a CDS encoding MBL fold metallo-hydrolase — protein sequence MTALPDALSHGPIKEIFPDVFFVSGAMETCLMDMDWKFSRNMTVVRDGDRLTIINSVRLDDEGLAALDQLGQVTDVVRLGSLHGRDDPFYVQHYGARYWMMPGMEHETGLPADETLSADAPLPIADAELFTFETTAIPEGILHIDRAGGILVACDALQNWEAPDEFFSDGSRDMMQEMGFFKPANIGPLWMQKAEPQADDFHRLMQRDFRHALCGHGSPLCDTARDDFAATVDHFFGRPGTAQTATE from the coding sequence ATGACCGCACTGCCCGATGCCCTTTCGCATGGCCCCATCAAGGAGATCTTCCCGGACGTTTTCTTCGTCTCTGGCGCGATGGAAACCTGTCTGATGGATATGGACTGGAAGTTCAGTCGCAACATGACGGTGGTCCGCGACGGCGATCGACTCACTATCATCAACAGCGTCCGGCTGGACGACGAAGGGCTCGCCGCGCTCGACCAGCTGGGCCAAGTGACCGACGTGGTTCGCCTGGGCTCGCTGCACGGTCGCGACGACCCGTTCTACGTCCAGCACTACGGCGCCCGCTACTGGATGATGCCGGGCATGGAGCACGAAACCGGCCTGCCGGCGGACGAAACGCTTTCGGCGGATGCGCCACTGCCGATCGCCGACGCCGAGCTGTTCACCTTCGAGACCACCGCGATCCCCGAAGGTATCCTCCACATCGACCGGGCCGGCGGCATCCTCGTGGCCTGCGACGCGCTGCAGAACTGGGAGGCACCAGACGAGTTCTTCTCCGACGGCTCGCGCGACATGATGCAGGAAATGGGCTTTTTCAAACCGGCCAACATCGGCCCGTTGTGGATGCAGAAGGCCGAACCGCAGGCCGATGACTTCCACCGGCTCATGCAGCGGGATTTCCGGCACGCCCTCTGCGGCCATGGCTCGCCGCTGTGCGATACCGCCCGCGACGACTTCGCCGCCACCGTCGATCACTTCTTCGGCCGCCCGGGCACCGCCCAGACCGCCACCGAATGA